From Pseudoalteromonas sp. Scap06:
TGCACTGATGAACAGCTATGTTGAAAAACATAGCCAAGTAAAAGATGCACAGCATACTTACCAAACGCAAGCCGATTTAGGTCAATACTCGCTAATTTACCGTTTTGGTGATGGTTTAATTGATGAAAATGAGATTGTTTTAGATGAGCACAGCATTACACTGCCAGGCTTTGAAAAAGCAATTACATTTAGTACAACAAATTCCTATCAAGATATGTTCTAAGCACACATACTTGTTAGCAAGGCGCTTTTATAGCGCCTTTTTTAATGTTTGTTCAAATATACTTAGCAATTAAACTGTGTTTATTTTTTTGCTTCCATGCTAAATAATAATTGGCAAGAACGGCTGTTAAGCCAATTACGACTGCAATAAATAGCAGTGTTGCAACATAGCTCATACCGTACCCAGTTGGTAAACCCACCAGTGTTTCGCCATAAGTCATATCAGAAAAACTAAAGCCTAAAACAGGGATAAGTAACCAACTTATTGCATGCAGTAAATACAAGTGGGCTAAGTACGAAAACATACTGGTTTTACCCAATACTTGTAAAAACTTTGGCGAAAAATCACTTTTTAGCTTGCTCAATAGTTTAAGCATAATTAGGCCTATACCAACGGTTAACAACATAAACTGCAGGGAAAGTGGGTATTTGGTCGGGTTTAAAAATGACATTATAGTGAGTAAATAAGAGTCACTAATCGTAAATATTGACGCGTCACCATAAAGATTAAAGCCACGCAAAAGCGTGTATAAAACTAGGCAGCTTACACCCAAAATTAAGCCATAATCCATAACTCGGTTACTGTATTGCTTGGCTTTGTAATAAACACCTGCACAATAGGCTAACGCCATTAACCCAACAATAGGAGCTACGGGGTAGGTGGTTCTAATTTTAAAGTTAAAAGGAAGTTCGAGTACATTTTTTTGATGTAAAACAGACCATATCGTATTTGCGATTGTATTTGGCTCAAAGTTGACGGCATCAAATAAGTTGTGGCCAAATACTAAAATTAAGCCCATGGCAAAAATCGCATACAGACCGATTAAACGTAAAAGCCCCAGAATAATAAATCCCCAACCTATCGCCCAAATAACCTGAGCGTATAACATTGGAAACAGTGGATTAAAGCTCCAAGACCACGACACAATAGTAAATTCAAATAATATAAGGACTAGTCCACGTATAATTAAACTTTTTGAAAAAGCTTGCGTGGAAGTGTATTTATGCTCGGTTATTGCAGCTGAAAGGCCCGCTAAAAATACAAATAATGGCGCACAAAAGTGCGATATAAAACGAGTGAAAAAAGTAAGCGCATCTGTTCCTGGTATGGTCATGGGATCGGTCACTGAATAATTTAGACAATAATACATTCCGTGATCAATCACCATAAATATAATAATAAGACCTCTGAGTAAGTCTATATGGTGTAAACGATTTTGAGATAAAGGTAATGACATAAATATGCTTTGGTATGGATGAAAAAAACGAGTTTAATTATATGTTATATTATATCATTTTGCGAGAGTGATAATAAAATACTTTAGTATAAATTATGTTGTAAACAATTTTTACTTACTAACAGATTTTTACAGTTTTACTTTTTTAATGGAGTTACTCTATTAACTAAATAGTTAAAGTTGAAGCTACTAAAGGGTTAAACATGAAAAAAATATTTTTTTTATCACTATTGCTGATGCTTAATGGCTGTACATTTTTTGGCGTTATGTTGGATGGACAAGCAGCCTCAAATGCACAAGAAAATCAGCGGATGAAAAATCCAGCTCGGTCTACTCCTTATGAAAATCCATTTGAGCCAGTTCCCGTTGATAAGGACGGATTTTCTTTTGCAGAGCTAGGTTTAAAAATAGACTCTGCAGTATTTAGTTTAGTAAAAGGAGATGACGGTGTGATTAGAAAATGTAGGCAGGTTACTAAGGTCTTAAAAGAATGTGTAGAAGTAGATAAATCTACTCTACACAGTAATGAATCTAAGCAGTTAAAAACTGATGATGAAATAATAAGTGTTGGTCTATAAAACTACTAATGAAATAGTAACTATGGTCGTAGCCAGCTTGCATTTCGAGTGTTAACGGATAGCCCTTCTGTGTAGCTACAGTTACTAACTTTTGTGGCTTAAGTTGCTCATCTAAAAAGTTATCTGCATCACCTTGGCTAACCAACATAGGTAAATAATCAGCTTGTTTGGCTTGTTGCATTAATTCGCAGCTATCATATTCTGCCCAGACTGATTT
This genomic window contains:
- a CDS encoding DUF1624 domain-containing protein; amino-acid sequence: MSLPLSQNRLHHIDLLRGLIIIFMVIDHGMYYCLNYSVTDPMTIPGTDALTFFTRFISHFCAPLFVFLAGLSAAITEHKYTSTQAFSKSLIIRGLVLILFEFTIVSWSWSFNPLFPMLYAQVIWAIGWGFIILGLLRLIGLYAIFAMGLILVFGHNLFDAVNFEPNTIANTIWSVLHQKNVLELPFNFKIRTTYPVAPIVGLMALAYCAGVYYKAKQYSNRVMDYGLILGVSCLVLYTLLRGFNLYGDASIFTISDSYLLTIMSFLNPTKYPLSLQFMLLTVGIGLIMLKLLSKLKSDFSPKFLQVLGKTSMFSYLAHLYLLHAISWLLIPVLGFSFSDMTYGETLVGLPTGYGMSYVATLLFIAVVIGLTAVLANYYLAWKQKNKHSLIAKYI